Genomic segment of Methanobacterium spitsbergense:
ATAGATTTTATAGTTGACAGTTTCCACATACAAAATTCTTAAACATACCAAAATCATATTTATTTTATCATTAAATTAAAATGTTAAAAATTAATTATTCTCATGTAGACTTATTTATATTAATAAATTAGATGAATAATTTATTTATATACTCAATAAATGACTTAGGTCCTGATAAAATAAATAAAAAAAGTAAGAATCCCATAATAATTTCTACACACAAAAATGAAAATCTATACTTTGCTGTAGGATATTCAGAAAGAGGAAAAATAATACGAATATCACTACCCCAAAAGAGTGAAGAAGACGCAATATTTGAGATAGCAAAATATCATCCTGAATTTTTAGTTTCAGATCAATACTGCGAAACTGCAGAGATGATTTGTAAAATGTATCATGGAAGAGATGTAAAATTTGATTTAGAAATTCTTGATATTGAAGAATCAACAATTAATACTTCCTTTGAAAAGGAGGTAATTCTTGAAGTTGCAAAAATACCCGGTGGTAGCGTAAGAACTTATAAAGAAATCGCAAAATTACTGAATAGCCATGCTTACAGGGCAGTTGGAACGGCCATAGGTAAAAACCCATTCCCCATATTAATCCCTTGTCACAGAGTAATTAGATCAGATGGAAAAATCGGTGACTTCAGAGGAGGAACTCCAATGAAGGTTGAAATATTGAAAAATGAAGGAATCAAAATTCAAGATCTAAAATTATTGGATCCAAAAAAAACTTACAAAAAATAAAAAAAACAGAAAATCTATCTAAATTTTATCCTGATATGCTTTCATAGCTTGTTCAAGCACATCTGCAAATGTTGTATCATTTTTAAGATCTTCAAGATCTTCAATTGAGAATATCTTGAGAACATTATCTTTACATGCTTCAACACATGCAGGAATAATTCTATCTGTTTCCATGCATAAGGTGCACTTCTGGGTTGATTTTTTCTCTG
This window contains:
- a CDS encoding methylated-DNA--[protein]-cysteine S-methyltransferase, giving the protein MNNLFIYSINDLGPDKINKKSKNPIIISTHKNENLYFAVGYSERGKIIRISLPQKSEEDAIFEIAKYHPEFLVSDQYCETAEMICKMYHGRDVKFDLEILDIEESTINTSFEKEVILEVAKIPGGSVRTYKEIAKLLNSHAYRAVGTAIGKNPFPILIPCHRVIRSDGKIGDFRGGTPMKVEILKNEGIKIQDLKLLDPKKTYKK